A segment of the Bacillus pseudomycoides genome:
CGCTTTGTTGAGGAATAAGGATAGGGGTTTCTACATTTTTACTGATGGACAATTGAAGAACCTGAATCTAATAGTCTAAAAATAGGTGAACGGAAGTAAATGGTTGTTCATATAGTGAATAGATAGAATTGCACAATAGAGGAGATGTTTGCCATGAGAAATAACCTGCAACCAAATCTATATAGCATGCAACAATGGTATCAACTGCAGCAACAACAGGCGCAGCAATTACAGCAGCAAGGATTTGTAAAGAAAAAGGGTTGTAACTGTGGAAAGAAAAAGAAAGTTTCTGATCAACAAAACCAAGATTGAATAAACACTCATGTTATTGTGAGTGTTTTTTGCTTTGTATGAAAATGGAAAATGAGAAAGCGATAGAGGTATGTGTGAAGTTATTTCGATATGATATTCCAAGGAAAGAAACTTGTACATGGTTAGGGAATATATTTATGGAGTAATGAAAAGATATCAAAGCGATTTTCTTGTTTCAAACAACAACAGAATTTCTGATTTTGACAGAATTATCTTTTCATAGTTTAGTGAGTTTATACGTTGGTTCCATTTACAGATGTGTGTATGTTATAGCTGCTTAGGGGATGGAGAAATGATTACTAATACCATCAAAATTTAGCAGTTTGCAACAGACGTATCCCGCAAGCATTGAATACCACAAAAACAATGTAAATCAACAGTGATACAAGAAGAGGTTGCACGTAATTCAGCATGCGAGAATGTTAAGTAAGTACAGACAGGATTTGGGCTAGTGTCAGGCTCTTTGCCTATAACAACGATTAACGCCCGAAGTACGGCACAGCAATCTTTATCTATACTTTCTACACGGAAAATAGGAGAGCGACAATTCTTATTTGTGGAAGGAACATATGCTTCGAATGGGTTTCCTGATTTTGTGAATAAAATAAATGGACGTGTGTTTGCTGCTTTTGCTGTATAGTGCGGACGGAGGAATGGGGCATTATACTGTGATGAATAAGCAGTGGTTGCACATTCTTGTAATTCATATATGAATTTGACGACATTACATACACAGCTTTCATCAAAGTATGTATCGTGCTCGTTGTTGCAATTGTGACTCATATTGTTCACTCCTTATTCTCAAGTTCGCACTATTAGAATATGAGTCGAGAAGAGTCGATATTACGGTAGACAAAGGTGATTTCTGTTAAGGCAATTGATAATTCCTTATGAATAACAACAATTAGGGTGTTGTTTCAGGAAAATAGAAAAAGTCAGCACCACATGTTAAGGTGCTAACTTTTTCGGTACATCTTTTCGTGCAATATATAAAAATCTCGATATATCTAATTTTTTCCCTCTAAAAAATTGCGGAGAGGAAATATAAAGTTCTTCTTTTGCGCGCGTGATGGCGACATACATGAGCCGTCTTTCTTCTTCTAAGGCTTCAGAAGTATCAGTTACGCGGTCATTCGCATCTTTTAAAGAAGACGAATGAGGCAGTATGCCGTCGCTTGCTCCAAGTAAAAAGACACATGGGAATTCCAGTCCTTTTGCATTGTGAATGGACATAAGGGATACGGCATCTTTTTCTTGCATTGTTTTTAATGCTTCCATTTCTTGTTGGCTTTGAATAGCAGTACTAACGAATTCTAAATAAGCGGGAATATCAGTAAAACGAGTTGCTGATTCCATAAGTTCTTCGAGCATTTCTTCTTGGATGTCTTTATGCATCGTAAAGGAAGAACGGTCATTGCTTTGTAAGTACTCTAAGTATTTACCTTTCCCCTTAATAATTTCTTTTAGTGCTTTCTTTGGTTCTAATTCTTTAATGAATTTAATGAAGTCAATCCGGTCGTTTATTTTTTTGACTTGAAATGGTTTTAAACTCGGGTTGAGCAATAGGAAATGTAGGAGGGAAGGGAATCTTCCTTCGCCATATTTCCACTGTTCACGTTCAATAAATGAGATGCATTCATCACGGCCAATATACATCGTTGGTAATATACTTGAGAGCGATTCGATTCGAAACGGTTCATATGCGAGTCGCAACTGATCAAGTACTGGTTTAATTAAAGAATGTTCATAGAACGATTGACTCGCACCATGTTTGATAAACGGAACTTTATGAATTGTAAGCTGGTCGAGTAAAGAACGACTTACAGAGTGTGTGCGATACAATAAACAAAAGTCTTTGTATGATCGTTCGCCGCTCGTCACTTTATCTTGAATGAGTTGCAGGATTTGATTTGCTTCATCAAGAGTAGTTGCAGGACGTGAATAAAATGGCTGTATGCCTTCTTCATGAACAGAATATAATTCTTTTTTAAATCGTTCTTGATTGAGTTTAATGACCTCGTTTCCAAGTCCAACGATAAATGGATTCGAACGATAGTTTGTATTTAGGGCAATAATGGTTGTATCTTCAAATTCTTTTGGAAATGATAAGATAATTTGATGACTTGCGCCGCGCCAACCATATATGGCTTGATCATCATCACCTGCGATGAATAAATTATTTCGCGGGGAAGCTAACAATTTTACAATTTCATATTGTGCATAAGACGTATCTTGAAATTCATCGACTTCAATGTAATGGAATCTATTTTGCAATTGCGTTAATAAAGGTGCGTTATTTTCAAGCATATAGAATGTTTCTAGTAAGATATCATCGAAGTCTATATATCCATATCTTTGTTTTACATCTTCATAACGTTCATACACTTCACGAAATTCTTGTTCAACAGGTGTTTTTGCTTGTACATCTTTTGGACGATTTAATTTGTTTTTTTCGAGCGAAATCATGGCGAGCATTGTTTCTGCGTCATAATCATCTTTTAAACGCAATTCTTTTAAAATTTTTTTTATCATAATTTGTTTATGTTTTTCATTTGCTAAAATCTGCTGGTTATATCCTTGGCTACGAAGCAATTTTAAAAAGACAGAATGGAATGTGCCCGCGACAACATAGCGACTTGCGGCATGATTCATACCAGGTAAGCTTGCTACGCGGCTTCGAATTTCTTCAGCAGCTTTTTGTGTAAACGTAAGCAGTAAAATATTGCGTGGATGAACATTTTTTACATTAATTAAATAACCAACGCGAGTTGTTAAAACAGATGTTTTCCCGCTTCCAGCTCCGGCCAATGTAAGAACTGGACCTTCTGTTGTTCTGACTGCTTCTAATTGTTTTTCATTTAAATAGACACCTTGCTGTTCCAAAGCGCGGAAATAAGCTGCATCATTATCCTTCTCGACAATTAAATTGGCAGAGGTTTTTGGAATATGATAAGTTGCCTGCGGAGCGCTAGTGTGCGTTAATGTTTTTTGCGAAAATTTTTCTTGAGTCATACATTCACCTTCAAAACTATAGCATCAACTTTTAACTTTAGCGGAAGAAAAAGAAAATAGCAATGTAAAAAACAGGAGGGGCTACCTCCTGTTTAGAAAATCATAATTCTTTTATCATCACAACATGCGGTATATCCGCTTCTATAAACACATCAGAAACAGTTTCATATCCGAGTTTTTTATAAAAGGATTCTGCATGTGTTTGCGCATGAAGCTTTAATTTTGGCAGCGACTCTTCCTTCGCATATGCTTCGAGCGCGTCCATAATGATTTTTCCGACTCCCTTTTTGCGATGGGAAGCGAGAACGCATATACGTTCCATTTTACCGATTCCATCAACGATGCGAAAGCGACCTGCCCCAACTGGAATATCCCGATCATATATAACGATGTGTTTAGAAGTTTCTTCAAATTCATCGTATTCTTCTTCAGCAGACACACGTTGTTCTTCAACAAAGACTTGTTTACGTACAGAGAATGCGTCTCTTAGCTGCTGATCTGTTTGTACGATTTGTGCTTGCAAATTAGTTGTTCTCCTTTCCAATATGGAATGTTTCATATACTGTCCATGTTTCATTTTCTAATTGATATAGAAGGTGGAAGCGGTCGATTGGTTGCTCGTAATAAAAGTCTTTCATACGTAAGCGACCTAATACATCAGCATGCTCTGCATCTGATAAATTTTGTCCAATTGTTAAGTGTGGTACAAAAGCGTACTCGCGTTCTTGCGTGAAGAATCCTTTATGCATTTCTTCGTTTAAGAATGTGAGTTCAGGTGTTTTTTCTACTTTAAAATAAATAACATTATTAACAGGTGCAAATGAGCTTACCTTTCCAACGTGAAGGGTAAACGGATTTGTTTTGTTTGCAATTGCATGTAGTTCTTGTACAATTGCTTCTAATTGTTCATCTGGTGCCTCAAAGGGTGTTTTTAATGTGATATGTGGTGGAACCAATGCATAATGCGGATCATAACGCTTACGCAATCCGTTTGCTTTATCTTGAATCATTTTTGATGGAAAAATCACAATGCCTAGTTTCATCTTTATATTCCTCCCTTTGTAAGTCTAGTTAGATTTTGAGAAAATAAATCTCTTTTTCTATTATATCAAATAATTCTGAACACTGCTCCCTATTATTTCATTGATAGAATATAAGAGAATGCTTTTGGTAAATCTGTTTGCCAATATTTCCATGTATGATTGCCTTCAAATTCTTCGTAATGTGTGATGAAGTTTCTTTCTGTAAGTAATGCATGCAGCTCGCGATTTGGCTCTACAAAATCAGAAACTTGTCCATCCGTTCTTTTTACAGCAGTTTCTTCTGTTCCAATTACATGATAAATTTCCAATGCTTGTGGTTCTGTAAAATCTTTTGTTAAATTAAGTACTGTTTCATCAACAAATGGTGATTGCATAACGACTTTTCCAAATGTATGCGGATACATAAGTGCTGTCATAAAGGACACTGTACCGCCTAGAGAATCCCCGATTAATACACGACCTTTGCCCATTTGGTATGTTGGATAATTTTCATCGATATACGGAACGAGTTCGTGGGCAAGGAAACGAATGTATGCCGCATTTTTTACATCGTTTGGAAAGTATTTTTCCTTACGATCGTGTACATTTTTATATGGAATACCGACAATAATAGTTCGGTCAATTTCTTCATTTTCACGAAGACGTTCAATTACGCGGTGCGCTTTACCAAGCTGAAAATAATCTCTGCCATCTTGCGCAATGACAACAGTGTGCTTGTGCAGCGGCGTATAATTAACTGGTAAATAGACAAGAAGCGTAATGTCTTCTTGAAGTGATGTACTGTAAAATGAAAGTTCTTCAATTCTCCCGATTGCTTGATTCATGTGTGATCCCCCTAAATAAAAATATGCGTGTTTCTCATTTTATATTTTACCATAATGATAGAAAGAATCTAAAAAATTAGTATTTATCCCGCATTAACGGGCAGTAAGACCCCCCACCTCAAGATTCAGAGAGAAACAAGGAAGGTAGGTGGGGGATCAACTGTCCGTAAAACCCCCACTGATTAAAGTTTCACTTTATATGTTGAAAGATTAAATTGGATTTATATATAATGAAGTGGGGATTTTTACAGAGAGAGGGGTAAAACAACTTTGAAACAAGAAAAATCAATTGCACTACCATTAGCAGTTTCCATTATAGCTATTTCATTTGCAGCTGTTTTCGTTAAGATGTCCTCAGCGCCATTTTCAATTTTAAGCATGTATCGGTTATGGATTATTGTAATCTTTATGCTTCCAATTGTTTGGAAAAAACGCGAAGAATTTCGCAGAATTCAAACGCGAGATTGGTATTTTTTAATAGGATCAGGATTCTTTTTAGCACTGCATTTCCTTTTATGGTTTGCATCTTTAAAGTTTACAACTGTTGCTAGTTCGACTATCATTTTAGCGCTTCAGCCAATCGTATCATTAGTTGGAGGTTTTTTTCTGTTTAAAGAAAGAACAACCTATTCAGCGATTGCCACAATGGGGATTGCTATCCTTGGTGTAATGTGCATTGGATGGGGCGATTTAGGGTTAAGCAGAGAAGCGATATTCGGGGATATTTTATCCTTTTTAAGTGTAATTGCAGTTGTTGGTTATTTATTCATTGGGCAAACCACGGTAAAAAAAGTTTCGCACTGGATTTATAGCTTTACCGTGTTTGCATTTGCGGGAATATTTATCGCTATTTATAACGTAATAATGAGTGTACCGTTTACAGGATATTCTACGTGGGACTGGTGGATTTTCAGTTTGCTTGCGATTGTACCAACCGCTTCACATATGATTAATAACTGGCTATTAAATTATGTGAATGCCACAACGATTTCAATGAGTATTTTAGGAGAGCCTGTTGGAGCATCGGTACTTGCGTTTTTCTTACTAGGTGAGAAACTGAATGGTATGCAAGTTATCGGTAGCGTTCTCGTATTATGTGGTGTGTTTATTTTCTTGTTGCAACAGCAAAAAAGTGTGCAAAAAGAACGAGTGCAAAGTGCAGCATTTACGCAAGAACTGTAGTGTATTTATAGATAATTGGAAAGCTGTTAGGGGGAAATCCTAGCAGCTTTTTTCTATATAAATTGAAAAAATGATATAAAAATCTTTCTTTTTGGGTAAGAGGGAGGATCCGCAGATGCATAGAAGCGGTCAGGGCCTTTTTTAATCCCATGACGAGTGGAATCAAAGAGAGAGAACGAGTGAAGATCTTCTTTTTGTTTACTTACAAATAAAATCGTTACTTTTACAATAAAGATGTTCAAAAGAAAGATTTGATTTTTATCCGTTTGCTTCTACTGCTCCACCGTTCTTTCTTTGCCCCAACTCTTGATCTAATAGCAATAAAGCAGCTGGATTATCCTTTGCTATTTTTAACCGTTCTACAATGGTTAAGGTTTGATTTTCCTCTTCAATTTGTTCCCTTAAAAAATCTAGAATAATAATCAGGGTTTGAGAATCTACTTGAGTAATATAATCATAAGCTTGCCGGTATGCGTTTGTTACAAAACGTTCATGTTCTAACGCCTTCTCAAAAGTTTCTAGTGGTGTACCAAAATCTGCAGATTGTGCTGGTATTGCAAGTATTTGTACGATTCCATCTTTTCCTGCTAAGTAATCAATAAGCTTTAACATATGTGTTCGCTCTTCGTCCGACTGAAGCTTTAACCAATGTGCCATACCAGTATAGTTTTTACGATTCGCATCGGCAGACATGGCTAAATAGATGGAAGACGATAAATTTTCGAGTTGAATTAAATTATTAAGTAGCTTTTGAACTTCTTCCTTAATCATTTGAATCACACCTTTTAGTTATTTGTCACAAAGTATCTTATGAAACTATTTTTTATACGGTTAATAACTAAGGTTTGTATTTGATTAGGTATCCCCGTAGTCCCTACGGCCTCAGCTAATAGAAGCTACTCAGTTATTCCATAAAAGGGCGCCATTCTTAAGTAAGAAGGCGTCTTCTTTTATTCGGGCCATTTTCTTGAATAAGAGAAAGGATTATTCGTAAGTAAATCGAAGTTAATTTCAGAAGATGTTATTTAGTTTAGCATTGGGACGTACTACTCAACATTGAGGAGGAAATCGATAATGAGCGACATACAGACGTTACGAGGACTAACCACAGTCAGTTTTTGGACGGATGATTTAGCAGCGGCAAAGAAGTGGTACGCCGAGCTATTGGGCATCGAACCATACTTCGAACGTCCAGGATATGCCGAGTTTCGCCTTGGTGACTACCAGCACGAGCTGGGTTTGATCGATAGCCGCTACGCGCCCGATGGTTCAGCGATCGGCCCGGCCGGTGCTGTAGTGTACTGGCATGTCGACGATGTAACAGCAACTTTCAAAAAGCTGCTGTCTATGGGAGCGAAAGAGTACGAGGCACCCACAGAGCGCGGCGAGGGGTTCATCACTGCTTCCGTAGTCGATCCCTTTGGGAACATTCTAGGCATTATGT
Coding sequences within it:
- a CDS encoding VOC family protein — its product is MSDIQTLRGLTTVSFWTDDLAAAKKWYAELLGIEPYFERPGYAEFRLGDYQHELGLIDSRYAPDGSAIGPAGAVVYWHVDDVTATFKKLLSMGAKEYEAPTERGEGFITASVVDPFGNILGIMYNQHYLEVLDSTRKA
- a CDS encoding YjcG family protein, with amino-acid sequence MKLGIVIFPSKMIQDKANGLRKRYDPHYALVPPHITLKTPFEAPDEQLEAIVQELHAIANKTNPFTLHVGKVSSFAPVNNVIYFKVEKTPELTFLNEEMHKGFFTQEREYAFVPHLTIGQNLSDAEHADVLGRLRMKDFYYEQPIDRFHLLYQLENETWTVYETFHIGKENN
- a CDS encoding esterase family protein, which produces MNQAIGRIEELSFYSTSLQEDITLLVYLPVNYTPLHKHTVVIAQDGRDYFQLGKAHRVIERLRENEEIDRTIIVGIPYKNVHDRKEKYFPNDVKNAAYIRFLAHELVPYIDENYPTYQMGKGRVLIGDSLGGTVSFMTALMYPHTFGKVVMQSPFVDETVLNLTKDFTEPQALEIYHVIGTEETAVKRTDGQVSDFVEPNRELHALLTERNFITHYEEFEGNHTWKYWQTDLPKAFSYILSMK
- a CDS encoding ferritin; the protein is MIKEEVQKLLNNLIQLENLSSSIYLAMSADANRKNYTGMAHWLKLQSDEERTHMLKLIDYLAGKDGIVQILAIPAQSADFGTPLETFEKALEHERFVTNAYRQAYDYITQVDSQTLIIILDFLREQIEEENQTLTIVERLKIAKDNPAALLLLDQELGQRKNGGAVEANG
- a CDS encoding cytochrome C oxidase subunit III gives rise to the protein MFAMRNNLQPNLYSMQQWYQLQQQQAQQLQQQGFVKKKGCNCGKKKKVSDQQNQD
- a CDS encoding ATP-dependent helicase, coding for MTQEKFSQKTLTHTSAPQATYHIPKTSANLIVEKDNDAAYFRALEQQGVYLNEKQLEAVRTTEGPVLTLAGAGSGKTSVLTTRVGYLINVKNVHPRNILLLTFTQKAAEEIRSRVASLPGMNHAASRYVVAGTFHSVFLKLLRSQGYNQQILANEKHKQIMIKKILKELRLKDDYDAETMLAMISLEKNKLNRPKDVQAKTPVEQEFREVYERYEDVKQRYGYIDFDDILLETFYMLENNAPLLTQLQNRFHYIEVDEFQDTSYAQYEIVKLLASPRNNLFIAGDDDQAIYGWRGASHQIILSFPKEFEDTTIIALNTNYRSNPFIVGLGNEVIKLNQERFKKELYSVHEEGIQPFYSRPATTLDEANQILQLIQDKVTSGERSYKDFCLLYRTHSVSRSLLDQLTIHKVPFIKHGASQSFYEHSLIKPVLDQLRLAYEPFRIESLSSILPTMYIGRDECISFIEREQWKYGEGRFPSLLHFLLLNPSLKPFQVKKINDRIDFIKFIKELEPKKALKEIIKGKGKYLEYLQSNDRSSFTMHKDIQEEMLEELMESATRFTDIPAYLEFVSTAIQSQQEMEALKTMQEKDAVSLMSIHNAKGLEFPCVFLLGASDGILPHSSSLKDANDRVTDTSEALEEERRLMYVAITRAKEELYISSPQFFRGKKLDISRFLYIARKDVPKKLAP
- a CDS encoding CotY/CotZ family spore coat protein yields the protein MSHNCNNEHDTYFDESCVCNVVKFIYELQECATTAYSSQYNAPFLRPHYTAKAANTRPFILFTKSGNPFEAYVPSTNKNCRSPIFRVESIDKDCCAVLRALIVVIGKEPDTSPNPVCTYLTFSHAELRATSSCITVDLHCFCGIQCLRDTSVANC
- a CDS encoding GNAT family N-acetyltransferase, with translation MQAQIVQTDQQLRDAFSVRKQVFVEEQRVSAEEEYDEFEETSKHIVIYDRDIPVGAGRFRIVDGIGKMERICVLASHRKKGVGKIIMDALEAYAKEESLPKLKLHAQTHAESFYKKLGYETVSDVFIEADIPHVVMIKEL
- a CDS encoding DMT family transporter, which encodes MKQEKSIALPLAVSIIAISFAAVFVKMSSAPFSILSMYRLWIIVIFMLPIVWKKREEFRRIQTRDWYFLIGSGFFLALHFLLWFASLKFTTVASSTIILALQPIVSLVGGFFLFKERTTYSAIATMGIAILGVMCIGWGDLGLSREAIFGDILSFLSVIAVVGYLFIGQTTVKKVSHWIYSFTVFAFAGIFIAIYNVIMSVPFTGYSTWDWWIFSLLAIVPTASHMINNWLLNYVNATTISMSILGEPVGASVLAFFLLGEKLNGMQVIGSVLVLCGVFIFLLQQQKSVQKERVQSAAFTQEL